One window of Microtus pennsylvanicus isolate mMicPen1 chromosome X, mMicPen1.hap1, whole genome shotgun sequence genomic DNA carries:
- the H2al3 gene encoding histone H2A-like 3, producing the protein MDVRRRRNISRSTRAELQFPVSRVDHYLREGKYSRRLSSSAPVFLAGVLEYIASNILDLAGEEAHTNGRKRITPEHVYQVVENNEQLHELFGDPRSIDEETSEPNEN; encoded by the exons ATGGATGTCAGACG CAGACGCAACATCTCCCGCTCCACCAGAGCAGAGCTTCAATTTCCTGTTAGCCGGGTAGACCACTACCTGAGAGAGGGCAAATATTCCCGCCGCCTGAGCTCTTCTGCACCAGTATTCCTAGCCGGTGTGCTCGAGTACATTGCATCTAACATCCTTGATCTGGCTGGCGAGGAGGCCCACACCAACGGCAGGAAGCGCATCACCCCAGAACACGTGTATCAAGTGGTAGAGAACAACGAGCAGCTCCACGAACTCTTCGGAGACCCCAGATCTATCGATGAAGAGACGTCCGAACCCAATGAGAACTAA